The proteins below are encoded in one region of Festucalex cinctus isolate MCC-2025b chromosome 2, RoL_Fcin_1.0, whole genome shotgun sequence:
- the LOC144013162 gene encoding serine/threonine-protein kinase SBK1 isoform X1 has translation MATSPLADHVDSNVADIGTSVKTLKNYSPPNIMSRLEMIELGLADGSLIDELMVLTSQSLNQLEIQQHFNVIKEIGRGKYGKVLLVTHRFRGTPMALKVMPKTSTKLQGFLREYCISLHLSCHPCIVGLFGIAFQSSEHYCFAQELVIGRDLFAVIQPKVGIPESAAKRCVVQIASALEFIHSRGLVHRDIKPENILLLDHDCCQVKLADFGLAQKRGTLISFITGTLPYMAPELCNVALLEGQKEVTAPPLSVEPSLDTWAFGVLIFCILTGYFPWERCTDSDDCYQEFVDWSELGENANNEEDNPQLWKRFTPEAMELFSKLLVVDAEKRCTEGVVREYVGKAWLRKNHGTEQQKTVEKDKE, from the exons ATGGCCACCTCGCCCCTGGCTGATCACGTTGATTCAAATGTTGCTGATATTGGTACATCGGTCAAAACCCTGAAAAATTATTCACCCCCGAATATCATGAGTAGGTTAGAGATGATTGAGTTGGGCCTCGCTGACGGCAGTCTGATCGATGAGCTGATGGTGCTAACGTCCCAGAGCCTCAACCAACTGGAGATCCAACAACACTTCAATGTCATCAAGGAGATCGGACGAGGAAAATATGGCAAAGTGCTGCTGGTCACACATCGCTTCAGGG GAACCCCCATGGCTTTGAAAGTGATGCCAAAAACATCCACTAAGCTGCAGGGATTCCTGCGAGAGTACTGCATCTCCTTACATCTGTCCTGCCACCCCTGCATCGTGGGCCTCTTCGGCATCGCTTTTCAGTCGAGTGAGCACTACTGCTTCGCCCAGGAGCTCGTCATTGGGAGGGACCTGTTTGCTGTCATTCAGCCGAAG GTGGGCATCCCCGAGTCAGCTGCTAAACGTTGCGTTGTCCAGATTGCTAGTGCTCTGGAGTTCATCCACAGCCGGGGGCTGGTCCACCGAGATATCAAGCCTGAGAACATCCTCCTGCTGGATCATGACTGCTGCCAGGTGAAGCTGGCAGACTTTGGCCTGGCTCAGAAGAGGGGCACTCTGATCAGTTTCATCACAGGGACTCTGCCTTATATGGCCCCTGAGCTTTGCAACGTTGCTCTGCTggagggacagaaagaagtcacTGCTCCTCCACTCAGTGTGGAGCCAAGTCTCGACACTTGGGCCTTTGGGGTGCTTATATTCTGCATCCTGACGGGCTACTTTCCTTGGGAGCGTTGCACAGACTCGGATGACTGCTACCAAGAGTTTGTCGACTGGTCAGAATTGGGAGAGAACGCTAACAATGAGGAGGACAATCCTCAATTGTGGAAGAGGTTCACTCCAGAAGCCATGGAGTTGTTCAGTAAGCTCCTGGTTGTGGATGCAGAAAAGAGATGCACCGAAGGGGTGGTGAGAGAATATGTAGGGAAAGCCTGGCTGCGGAAGAATCATGGGACAGAGCAGCAGAAGACAGTAGAAAAAGACAAAGAATAA
- the LOC144013162 gene encoding serine/threonine-protein kinase SBK1 isoform X2: protein MIELGLADGSLIDELMVLTSQSLNQLEIQQHFNVIKEIGRGKYGKVLLVTHRFRGTPMALKVMPKTSTKLQGFLREYCISLHLSCHPCIVGLFGIAFQSSEHYCFAQELVIGRDLFAVIQPKVGIPESAAKRCVVQIASALEFIHSRGLVHRDIKPENILLLDHDCCQVKLADFGLAQKRGTLISFITGTLPYMAPELCNVALLEGQKEVTAPPLSVEPSLDTWAFGVLIFCILTGYFPWERCTDSDDCYQEFVDWSELGENANNEEDNPQLWKRFTPEAMELFSKLLVVDAEKRCTEGVVREYVGKAWLRKNHGTEQQKTVEKDKE, encoded by the exons ATGATTGAGTTGGGCCTCGCTGACGGCAGTCTGATCGATGAGCTGATGGTGCTAACGTCCCAGAGCCTCAACCAACTGGAGATCCAACAACACTTCAATGTCATCAAGGAGATCGGACGAGGAAAATATGGCAAAGTGCTGCTGGTCACACATCGCTTCAGGG GAACCCCCATGGCTTTGAAAGTGATGCCAAAAACATCCACTAAGCTGCAGGGATTCCTGCGAGAGTACTGCATCTCCTTACATCTGTCCTGCCACCCCTGCATCGTGGGCCTCTTCGGCATCGCTTTTCAGTCGAGTGAGCACTACTGCTTCGCCCAGGAGCTCGTCATTGGGAGGGACCTGTTTGCTGTCATTCAGCCGAAG GTGGGCATCCCCGAGTCAGCTGCTAAACGTTGCGTTGTCCAGATTGCTAGTGCTCTGGAGTTCATCCACAGCCGGGGGCTGGTCCACCGAGATATCAAGCCTGAGAACATCCTCCTGCTGGATCATGACTGCTGCCAGGTGAAGCTGGCAGACTTTGGCCTGGCTCAGAAGAGGGGCACTCTGATCAGTTTCATCACAGGGACTCTGCCTTATATGGCCCCTGAGCTTTGCAACGTTGCTCTGCTggagggacagaaagaagtcacTGCTCCTCCACTCAGTGTGGAGCCAAGTCTCGACACTTGGGCCTTTGGGGTGCTTATATTCTGCATCCTGACGGGCTACTTTCCTTGGGAGCGTTGCACAGACTCGGATGACTGCTACCAAGAGTTTGTCGACTGGTCAGAATTGGGAGAGAACGCTAACAATGAGGAGGACAATCCTCAATTGTGGAAGAGGTTCACTCCAGAAGCCATGGAGTTGTTCAGTAAGCTCCTGGTTGTGGATGCAGAAAAGAGATGCACCGAAGGGGTGGTGAGAGAATATGTAGGGAAAGCCTGGCTGCGGAAGAATCATGGGACAGAGCAGCAGAAGACAGTAGAAAAAGACAAAGAATAA